The window ACTCTCTGGTTCATTCCGCCACTTAACTGAAAAGGATAGGATTTCATAACCCGATGAGGATCTTTCAGGTTCATCTTAATAAGTGTTTTCTTTGCTATTTCTTCAGCGTCTGCCGCCGTTATCTTTTGATGAGCCCGAATGCTTTCTATGAATTGACTTCCTACCCTTCTGATAGGATTCAGGTATCCCGACGGATTCTGAAAAATCATAGCAATTTCATTACCTCGCAAACGTTGCCACTCTTTTTTCTTTAATTGAGATAACTTTCTCCCCTCAAAATAGATCTCACCGGAAAATTTTATTGCTCCTCTGGGTAGTAAATTCATAATCGCCCGCGCCAGAGTGGATTTTCCACTTCCACTCTCTCCTACGATACCTACGATTTCATTGGGATATACTTTCATATTGATCCCTTTCAGAACCGGTTCATTCCCATAAGCAATTGTTAAATCTTCTGTTTCCAGGAGAGCTTCTTCTTTACTGAAGTTCCATTCGTTCATCAATGTAGTACACCTCTGAGGTAAATCTCTCGATCCCGGTTAACCGGCTGCTGTGGACAACGTTACCCTCTCCGTAATACAAAAACAAAGCAGGAACATCAGTTATTAAAAGTTCCGCAGCTTGTATTCCAATCCGGTCGCGATCCTCTTTTTCAACGGTGCGAACCAATTTTTGTATCAAACTGTCCAGCTCTTCATTACTGTAGTTGCCTCGATTACCAGAGCCATCCGACCCAAAACTGGCTTGCAGATAACTTTGCGGATCCCCCGTCGGCGCCGAAGTCCATCGTTCCCATCTCATATCAAAATCCCCGCTCTCTACCAGGCTGGAATCACTTTCCACTAACACTAATTCCATATCCAAACCAATATCCCGATACTGAGCCTGCATTGCCGAACCTATGGTATTCGGTACTTGCCCCAGATCACTCCTGGCCACGTAAGACAGTATTATTCTTTCTCCCTGGTATTCTCTGAACCCATCGCCATTGACATCGACAATTCCCAAATCATCCAACAAATCTTTCGCTTTTTCCGGATCAAAGTTATAGGGAACTTCTCCATCAAAGCTAAAAGAAAGCTGTGGTGCAAAGGGGCCTTTTGCCGGCACCCCATTAGCCAGTTCCTTGGCATAGCTGTTTTTGTCTATCCCATGCACCAGCGCTTGCCTAAACTCCGGATATTTCATGTAGGGTTTATCCATGTTTAATCTTAGTTGAAAAATCCGTAAATTCGGCCCTCTCAATACAACGTATTCATCTGTATCTTCAAAAATTTCTAAATCTGTGTGATTTAACTGCGTAGCAAAATCAATTTCTCCTGTCTGGAGTGCCATGGCTCTTACAGAGGCATCAGGAATATATTTTGCATCAATTGATTCTATATTGCTTTTTCCGCTCCAGTGTTCCTCATGGCGTGTAAGAGACAATCCTTCCTCCGCTATAAAGCTTGTCACACGAAAAGGTCCGGTAGCAACTGGCGCCATATTAAAACCTGCTGATTCTGCAGCTTCTGCATCTACAATGATATATACCGGATCCGCTAAAAGGTTCAACAGTGTCGGCCAAGGCTCTTCTGTCCGGATTTTTACTGTGTTCCCTTCAGCCTCAATGCTTTCAAGCGGAAATTTAACATCATCCCGATCTGTCAGTTCCAAGGCTCGCTGAATAGATGCCTTCACTGCTTCAGCATCCACTTTTTTCCCATTATGAAAGTATGCATTTTCTCTCAGCTCAAAGATGGCTGTCGTTTCATCTATTACTTCCCAGCTTTCTGCTAGCTTTCCTACAAAATTCATGTTTTCGTCCAGTTGGATTAAGTTTTCACCAACGCCTAAACGCGCAAGAGTCCATCCATGCCAAGCGGTGGTTGGTTCTATATCCGCATCCAGCCAGAAAAGACCTATGTTGACATGATGGGTGCTCTGGTCTGCACTGTCATTGTTTTTTTCTATTAAATCACTTCCTTCCTGACCCGAATTTCCCACCTCTTCCGAATTGTCAGCGCATCCTGCCGCAAATAAAAGAACCATCACAATCAGTAACAATACCTTTTTTGTCATTACTTATTCCTCCCTGTTATACTTTATTATGAGTATTTTGCTTTCAGTGCTTTGTTTTTTTGTCTCTTGCTATTTTTATATTTCACCTCCTCTAATCAGTCTCCATTAGCTTTCTTTTTTCTAATTGATTCATATTCCGTAATTCTCCCCCACCCACTATATATTTTCGAGTATGAAACTGTCTTTTCGTTTTTTTACGGTACATGTTACACCCAATTAGATCAGAAGCATTCCCTGGGTCCATTTTATCCCGCAATAAATCCCCCGTTATGTTGCTGACCATAACCACAAAAAAGATCGCCATTCCGGGATAGAACAGAAGCCTGGGAGAGGTTTGTATGTAGGGTCTTCCTTCATTCAGCATGTTTCCCCACTCCGGCAAAGGAGCTTGCACTCCCAACCCTATAAAGGATAATCCTGCAATGAGTAGCATAACGCTGCCAATATCAATGACAAATTGAACGGTTAATATAGGGATTAGGTTGGGAAGAATGTAGTGGCTTACTATTTTAAGGGGATTTGCACCGGTCATGATACCGGCTTCAATAAAGTCACGGCTTAATATTCTGGCTGTCAGTGTGCGTATCAGCCTTGCATATCTGGTCCACCAAATTATTGATAAGGCCACAAGAGTATTTCTCAGACCTGGACCAAGCATGCCAACAACAGCAATAGCAAAAACAATATCCGGAAAGGCCAAAACCGTATCAGATATTCTCATGATTATCTGATCGACGATCCCGCCACAATAGCTGGCTGTAATTCCAAGGATTAGTCCGGTAACCAGCATTGTGGTTAAAAGGCTAAGGCTAGAAAAAACCGTTATCCAGGCACCATGAAGTATACGGGAAAGCAAACATCTTCCTACGTGGTCTGTTCCTAAAGGGAATTGCTGGTTTGGTTCCTGCAACACCGCATCCAGGTTTGTTTTCAATGGATCGTGAGGTGCAAAAGCGGGCGCAAGCATCAACAAAACTAATAAAAAGATCATCATCAGTAACGGCCACCATTTTTTGAATAGTCCTGATCTTTTTTCCTTTTTCACATTGTTCCCTCTTTTCTGTCTTTTGATAAGGCGCGGGGGTCTAAAACTCTTATGACGCCGTCTACTACATAGCTAATGGTCACATAGACAAAAACCATCAGCACAACAAACCCCTGCAGTAATGGATAGTCACGGTGGTTAACAGCTTGCAAAACCATCGTTCCAAGTCCAGGACGCATGAACAGATGTTCCACAATAACCGTGCCCCCCAAAAGCGCAGCAACCGTCATACCAATGAGCGTTATTAGCCCAGGTAATGTGTTAGGCAGTACGTGACAGATTAGTATTTTCATTTCTGGAATCCCACGAGCTTTTGCACTAACTACATAATCCATGGTTAGCTCTTCTAATACCGACGCTCTTACTAAACGGATATAACGGCCAATCAACGGTATTGACAGCGTCAGCACCGGCAGAATATAGTCCTTTATTCCTCCCTCAGGCATAATAGGAAGAAGGCGATACCGAACGGCTATAACATACATTAACATTAAGCCCAGCCAGAACCCTGGAACAGATAAGGCTATAAAAGTAGTGAATCTAATGATGTAGTCTATCATACCGTTTCGCTTTATCGCCGCC is drawn from Tindallia magadiensis and contains these coding sequences:
- a CDS encoding ABC transporter permease, which encodes MKKEKRSGLFKKWWPLLMMIFLLVLLMLAPAFAPHDPLKTNLDAVLQEPNQQFPLGTDHVGRCLLSRILHGAWITVFSSLSLLTTMLVTGLILGITASYCGGIVDQIIMRISDTVLAFPDIVFAIAVVGMLGPGLRNTLVALSIIWWTRYARLIRTLTARILSRDFIEAGIMTGANPLKIVSHYILPNLIPILTVQFVIDIGSVMLLIAGLSFIGLGVQAPLPEWGNMLNEGRPYIQTSPRLLFYPGMAIFFVVMVSNITGDLLRDKMDPGNASDLIGCNMYRKKTKRQFHTRKYIVGGGELRNMNQLEKRKLMETD
- a CDS encoding ABC transporter permease, with protein sequence MNKEFLVKLFQMFVVLLCASFITFTLSYFSPGDPAERRLMAMDMVPSEEALERTREEMGLNQPFLFQYAGWLSGLIRGDMGDSYHFRQPVSEIMLNRMSRTFLLASYALGLTLITSIPLGMLAAIKRNGMIDYIIRFTTFIALSVPGFWLGLMLMYVIAVRYRLLPIMPEGGIKDYILPVLTLSIPLIGRYIRLVRASVLEELTMDYVVSAKARGIPEMKILICHVLPNTLPGLITLIGMTVAALLGGTVIVEHLFMRPGLGTMVLQAVNHRDYPLLQGFVVLMVFVYVTISYVVDGVIRVLDPRALSKDRKEGTM
- a CDS encoding ABC transporter substrate-binding protein; translation: MTKKVLLLIVMVLLFAAGCADNSEEVGNSGQEGSDLIEKNNDSADQSTHHVNIGLFWLDADIEPTTAWHGWTLARLGVGENLIQLDENMNFVGKLAESWEVIDETTAIFELRENAYFHNGKKVDAEAVKASIQRALELTDRDDVKFPLESIEAEGNTVKIRTEEPWPTLLNLLADPVYIIVDAEAAESAGFNMAPVATGPFRVTSFIAEEGLSLTRHEEHWSGKSNIESIDAKYIPDASVRAMALQTGEIDFATQLNHTDLEIFEDTDEYVVLRGPNLRIFQLRLNMDKPYMKYPEFRQALVHGIDKNSYAKELANGVPAKGPFAPQLSFSFDGEVPYNFDPEKAKDLLDDLGIVDVNGDGFREYQGERIILSYVARSDLGQVPNTIGSAMQAQYRDIGLDMELVLVESDSSLVESGDFDMRWERWTSAPTGDPQSYLQASFGSDGSGNRGNYSNEELDSLIQKLVRTVEKEDRDRIGIQAAELLITDVPALFLYYGEGNVVHSSRLTGIERFTSEVYYIDERMELQ
- a CDS encoding ABC transporter ATP-binding protein → MNEWNFSKEEALLETEDLTIAYGNEPVLKGINMKVYPNEIVGIVGESGSGKSTLARAIMNLLPRGAIKFSGEIYFEGRKLSQLKKKEWQRLRGNEIAMIFQNPSGYLNPIRRVGSQFIESIRAHQKITAADAEEIAKKTLIKMNLKDPHRVMKSYPFQLSGGMNQRVAIAMATAMAPQLVIADEPTSALDVITQRIIIDEMKNLRDKENTSILMITHHIACAASFADRIIVMKSGRIVEEGTAEIVTKNPLNSYTRSLLESIPRMRKG